In the Populus trichocarpa isolate Nisqually-1 chromosome 1, P.trichocarpa_v4.1, whole genome shotgun sequence genome, one interval contains:
- the LOC18094076 gene encoding protein PAM68, chloroplastic isoform X1, whose amino-acid sequence MAEIAAGVVRLSSSTSPFSWPYKLSSTSLFSKIDRICERASNSPSSLVPAKQTLRFPVPIPGFFQNQSRLSHPSSLYATLNSPRGFGQPPKRSKKTKKSKPGNDEDDDDEDEEEEQEEPDAGVIPEVVTNRMMTRMGISVGAPLFVGVLFFPFFYYLKVGLKIDVPTWVPFIVSFIFFGSALLGVSYGIVSSSWDPKREGSFWGWNEAQKNWPVFWQSLRGRPGKQ is encoded by the exons ATGGCTGAAATAGCAGCTGGAGTAGTGAGACTATCATCGTCAACATCACCATTTTCTTGGCCTTACAAGCTCTCTTCAACATCTCTTTTTTCCAAG ATCGATCGTATTTGTGAACGAGCCTCAAACTCCCCTTCTTCGCTTGTTCCAGCCAAACAAACCTTGCGATTTCCAGTTCCCATACCAggttttttccaaaatcaatCTCGCTTGTCACATCCCTCATCCCTATATGCAACCTTGAATAGCCCAAGAGGCTTTGGTCAACCTCCGAAGAGAAGCAAAAAGACCAAGAAATCAAAGCCAGGCAATGATGAAGATGACGACGACGAAGACGAGGAGGAGGAGCAAGAAGAACCAGATGCCGGGGTAATACCCGAAGTAGTGACTAACAGGATGATGACCAGGATGGGAATCTCGGTGGGGGCTCCCTTGTTTGTTGGAGTGTTGTTCTTCCCATTCTTCTACTATCTCAAAGTTGGTTTGAAGATTGATGTGCCTACATGGGTGCCTTTTATTGTGTCCTTCATCTTCTTCGGGTCTGCCTTACTAGGTGTGAGTTATGGCATTGTGTCCTCCAGCTGGGATCCAAAGAGAGAAGGATCATTTTGGGGTTGGAACGAGGCTCAGAAGAACTGGCCTGTTTTTTGGCAGTCTCTACGGGGGAGACCTGGCAAGCAGTAG
- the LOC18094076 gene encoding protein PAM68, chloroplastic isoform X2, whose translation MAEIAAGVVRLSSSTSPFSWPYKLSSTSLFSKVITTKQTLRFPVPIPGFFQNQSRLSHPSSLYATLNSPRGFGQPPKRSKKTKKSKPGNDEDDDDEDEEEEQEEPDAGVIPEVVTNRMMTRMGISVGAPLFVGVLFFPFFYYLKVGLKIDVPTWVPFIVSFIFFGSALLGVSYGIVSSSWDPKREGSFWGWNEAQKNWPVFWQSLRGRPGKQ comes from the exons ATGGCTGAAATAGCAGCTGGAGTAGTGAGACTATCATCGTCAACATCACCATTTTCTTGGCCTTACAAGCTCTCTTCAACATCTCTTTTTTCCAAGGTAATAACTA CCAAACAAACCTTGCGATTTCCAGTTCCCATACCAggttttttccaaaatcaatCTCGCTTGTCACATCCCTCATCCCTATATGCAACCTTGAATAGCCCAAGAGGCTTTGGTCAACCTCCGAAGAGAAGCAAAAAGACCAAGAAATCAAAGCCAGGCAATGATGAAGATGACGACGACGAAGACGAGGAGGAGGAGCAAGAAGAACCAGATGCCGGGGTAATACCCGAAGTAGTGACTAACAGGATGATGACCAGGATGGGAATCTCGGTGGGGGCTCCCTTGTTTGTTGGAGTGTTGTTCTTCCCATTCTTCTACTATCTCAAAGTTGGTTTGAAGATTGATGTGCCTACATGGGTGCCTTTTATTGTGTCCTTCATCTTCTTCGGGTCTGCCTTACTAGGTGTGAGTTATGGCATTGTGTCCTCCAGCTGGGATCCAAAGAGAGAAGGATCATTTTGGGGTTGGAACGAGGCTCAGAAGAACTGGCCTGTTTTTTGGCAGTCTCTACGGGGGAGACCTGGCAAGCAGTAG
- the LOC18094077 gene encoding uncharacterized protein LOC18094077: MSSQTPDISPSYDNNDDIHDLAFAKRRCCWIPCLTTDPVPSSSGTAGPGFWQRIKPVDRTTSPESWWFRGWMRIRDCSELLAGPRWKTFLRRFNKKPGGGTQYGRFQYDPSSYALNFDQGSRRRPEDDDLMDRNFSSRYSLPPSRKSSIDFDKEGLLIT; the protein is encoded by the coding sequence ATGTCCTCTCAGACCCCAGATATCTCCCCTTCTtatgataataatgatgatatcCATGATCTCGCTTTTGCCAAAAGAAGGTGCTGTTGGATACCATGTTTAACCACAGATCCAGTACCGTCATCCAGTGGTACTGCTGGACCAGGATTTTGGCAAAGAATCAAGCCTGTAGACCGCACAACGAGCCCAGAATCATGGTGGTTTCGGGGATGGATGAGAATCCGGGATTGCTCAGAACTACTTGCAGGCCCCAGATGGAAAACATTTCTGCGGAGGTTTAATAAGAAGCCAGGCGGTGGCACTCAATACGGGAGATTTCAGTATGATCCTTCGAGTTATGCCCTTAACTTCGACCAGGGTTCAAGACGACGTCCCGAGGATGATGATCTTATGGACAGGAACTTCTCATCCAGGTACTCCCTCCCGCCTTCTCGTAAGTCATCTATTGATTTCGACAAGGAGGGGTTGTTGATCACATGA
- the LOC18094078 gene encoding uncharacterized protein LOC18094078, producing MKKKMRSRKSPLPMASPPSPSPPKSSILNSNKKKKPIASVAAAAGVLRSSPPPSLDKTLASISDLKELASSRFDDIKSRLIDRSHSEIIKDLEASHSRLHKHFKIQSQTCQQMMDESEKDFKKMTERVTETTEAMKETYTEFMAEAQATASRVCKTTIPELAKSLEKSIGDLQSRFGIPSN from the exons atgaagaaaaaaatgagaagtCGAAAATCGCCATTGCCTATGGCATCGCCACCATCTCCATCGCCGCCAAAATCTAGCATTCTCAACagcaacaagaaaaagaagccGATCGCATCTGTTGCTGCCGCCGCTGGTGTTTTGAGATCATCACCACCGCCGTCTCTTGATAAAACCCTAGCTTCAATCTCCGATCTCAAGGAGTTAGCCTCTTCTCGCTTCGACGATATCAAGAGCCGTCTCATCGATCGCTCTCACTCTGAGATCATCAAAGATCTCGAAGCCTCTCACTCTCGTCTCCACAAACACTTCAAG ATTCAGAGCCAAACATGCCAGCAGATGATGGATGAATCGGAGAAGGATTTTAAGAAGATGACTGAACGGGTTACTGAAACCACCGAAGCAATGAAG GAGACATACACAGAGTTCATGGCAGAAGCACAAGCCACCGCATCTCGTG tgTGCAAAACCACAATCCCTGAGCTTGCAAAGTCCTTGGAGAAATCCATTGGTGATCTCCAAAGCCGCTTCGGTATTCCATCAAATTGA